The sequence TGTAATACAAGAATTTAAATTTACAATTCGTGATGGAATGTGTTAAATATCAATGAATTTTTAATTAAATGACACTTATCAAAGTGTCATTTTTTATTTGTTTTATAACAAAAGAACTTTGAATATTAGATATGATTTCTAATTGTGACATTTCTTTCAAAACAAAATTTTGGTATTCATTCATATCTTTTAATATGATTTTTAAAAGAATATCAAAACTTCCAGCTATGTATGAAACTTCAAGAATTTTAGATATAGAATTAACATAGTCTTCAAATTTTTTAAATGCATTGTCTTCATGTTGTACTAATGTAACTTGACAATAAACAATTAAATTTTTCCCAAGTAATTCAGGATTAACTATTGCAACATATTTTTCTATAATTCCACTAGCTTCAATTTTTTTTATTCGCTCATGAGTTGGAGTAATGGAAAGGTTTATTTTTTGAGAAAGTTGTTTTATAGATTGTTTTCCATCTTTTTGTAACTCCTCTATTATTTTTAAGTCTATAGGATCTAAGTGAATCATAGAATTTTTTTTTATATAAGCAGATATAATAGATCTCAAAAGTAGTTATTTTCTTTTAAATAAATAATTATTGGTAAAAATTACTTATAAAACTATTAGGTTGTGGTTTATTATTCTTTGTTTGTACTTTTGTATTAGAAATTAATAAAGATGAAGGGTTTAGAAAATATATATAAGAGAATTAAGGATAGTTCTGATAAATTTTTAGGGTATCCATTAGCAAAGGATTTTACATTTAGTGAATTTGCACCATTTTTAGACCTTTGTATAAACAACGTTGGAGACCCAGAAGCTAAGTCTACATTAACAATTGACACGAAAGAAGTAGAGAAAAAATGTATTTCGTTCTTCGCAGATATATTATCTACAACAGTAAATGATGTTTGGGGGTATGTTACTAATGGAGGTACAGAAGGTAATTTGTATGGTTTATATCTAGCTAGGGAGTGTTATCCAGATGCCGTTGTTTACTATAGTGAATCTACACATTATAGCGTAAAGAAAAATCTTCACTTATTAAACATGAGAAACATTGTTGTTAGAAGTCAAGAGAACGGTGAAATTGATTACGAAGATTTAGAACAGATTTTAACTATTCATAGAGATAAACCAGCAGTTTTTTTCTTGAATGTTGGAACAACTATGACAGAAGCTGTAGATGATTTAGAAAAAATAAAAACAATAATAAAAAAATACGCAATTAAAGATTATTATATTCATTGTGATGCAGCATTTTTAGGAACAATAGCCCCATTTGTTGAGCCAAAACCTAAGTTTGATTTTTCTGAAGGTGTAGATAGTATTTCTATTTCTGGGCATAAATTTATTGGAGGGCCAATTCCATGTGGAATAGTAATGTGTAAAAGAGCTCATAGAAACAGGGTAGCAAACTCCATATCTTATGTAGGTACTTTAGACACAACTATTACAGGGTCAAGAAATGGATTAACACCATTATTTTTATGGTCATTTATTGAAAAACATGGTAAAGACGGATTAAAAAGAAGGGTATGTGAATCACAAGAACTAGCAGCATACACCGAACGAAAATTAAATGAAATAGGAGTTAATGCTTGGAGAAATAAAGAAGCACTAACAGTTGTTTTTGATAAGCCATCTAAAAAAGTGTGTGAAAAATATCAATTAGCATCAGAGGAAGCAATAGCTCACATTATATGTGTACCAGGTATTAAAAAGGAACGAATAGATTCATTACTTTTTGATTTGGAAAATGAGAAGAAAGAAAAAGAAAATTTAGTTTTACTAGAAGTTTAAATAAAAGGCCTCAAATTTAATTTGAGGCCTTTTTTGAGTTTATTTTTAATTAAACACCACGCTGTTTATTAATTTCATCTTGTAGTTTCCTTCTCAATTGTTGTTCTTTCTCAATTGATTTTTTCTTGTATTGCTCAAATTCTTGTTCAATTTCATCAAATGAACTGCGAGTCTCTTTGGTTAAGATATTACTGTTTTTAAATCGATATATAAAATACACTAATAAACTTAGTATTGTGAAAATAATAATCCAAACAATTAGGTTGTAATTTGATTTTGTTAAGTTAATACCTATAAAAGAAATTTGATCTTCTTTTTCTGAAGATTCAGTTAAGTTATTCTTTAGAGAGGTAATCTGATTTTCTAAGCTTGTAAGTTTTTTGTTTTGATTGTTTATTAAATCTTGTTTTGAAACAATTGTCGATTTAAGATTTTTAATAGTATCTACAGTCCTTCTTTGTAAAGCATTGAATAAAGTCTTTTCTATAACTTTATATTTTTGATAACTACCCGACTTTTTATATAGAGTTTCAAATTGTTTTTTAATCGAGTTATTCGTAGAGTTTTGAGATGAATTTTGGCTAACAGCTACATTCGTTAAAGTAAAAAATAATATGACTTTTAAAAATTTCATAAAAAGTTTTTTAAGTATAAAGTATAATTTAATGGTTTAAAAAAACCCAAACGTAAAGTTTGGGTTTTTAGTATAAGCAAGTTTATGAAACTTATTTTATTTTCTCTACAATGGCCTTGAAAGCTTCTGGGTTGTTCATAGCTAAATCAGCTAAAACCTTACGGTTTAACTCAATTTCATTAGCTTTTACTTTACCCATAAACTGTGAGTAAGACATTCCGAACTGACGAGCTCCAGCGTTAATACGTTGAATCCATAATGAACGGAAGTTTCTCTTATTGTTTTTACGGTCTCTGTAAGAATATAACATTCCCTTTTCAACCGCATTTTTTGCTACTGTATAAACGTTCTTTCTACGTCCAAAGTAACCTTTTGCTTGCTTCAAGATTTTTTTTCTTCTATTTCTTGAAGCTACTGAATTTACTGATCTTGGCATAATTCAAATTGTTTTTTTGTAGTAGGCGACTTATTTAAAAGTACTTTTTTGAGCCTAACTCCATGGTTAATAATTTACTACCTTGCTAACAATTATTTTAAAACTAATTGTTGCTTAATGTTAGCTTCATCAGACTTGTGTACTAATGCAGCATGTGTTAATGCAAGCTTACGTTTTTTAGACTTCTTTGTTAAGATGTGACTCTTAAACGCGTGCTTTCTTTTGATTTTCCCAGAACCAGTTAACTTGAAACGTTTCTTGGCACTAGATTTTGTTTTAATTTTAGGCATCTTTTGTTTTGCGTTTTATCTTGCTTATAACTTTCTTTATTTCGTTTTCTTAGGAGCAATAAACATAATCATACGTTTACCTTCAAGTTTTGGCATTTGCTCAACCTTTCCATACTCTTCAAGCTCTTGTGCTAATTTTAATAATAAAATTTGCCCTTGCTCTTTAAACACGATAGAACGTCCCTTGAAAAACACGAATGCTTTTAGTTTTGCTCCATCTTGTAAAAATTTTATAGCATGCTTCTTTTTAAACTCATAATCATGTTCATCTGTTTGAGGTCCAAAACGAATTTCCTTAACAGTAACTTTCGTTGCTTTTGATTTTAAGGCTTTTTCACGTTTTTTCTGCTCATACAAATACTTCTTGTAATCAATAACCTTACAAACAGGAGGTACAGCTTTAGGTGAAATTTCAACTAAATCTAACTCTTGTTCTTTAGCAATTTCTTTTGCTTTTGCTAAAGGGTACACACCTACTTCAATGTTATCGCCTACTAGACGAACTTCCTCAACATACCTAATTTTTTCATTAATTCTATGTTGATCTTCTTTAATTACTCTGAGCGGTCTACGTCCGCCTCTTCTTC is a genomic window of Tenacibaculum sp. MAR_2010_89 containing:
- the infC gene encoding translation initiation factor IF-3 gives rise to the protein MKEDQHRINEKIRYVEEVRLVGDNIEVGVYPLAKAKEIAKEQELDLVEISPKAVPPVCKVIDYKKYLYEQKKREKALKSKATKVTVKEIRFGPQTDEHDYEFKKKHAIKFLQDGAKLKAFVFFKGRSIVFKEQGQILLLKLAQELEEYGKVEQMPKLEGKRMIMFIAPKKTK
- the rplT gene encoding 50S ribosomal protein L20, coding for MPRSVNSVASRNRRKKILKQAKGYFGRRKNVYTVAKNAVEKGMLYSYRDRKNNKRNFRSLWIQRINAGARQFGMSYSQFMGKVKANEIELNRKVLADLAMNNPEAFKAIVEKIK
- a CDS encoding Lrp/AsnC family transcriptional regulator, producing the protein MIHLDPIDLKIIEELQKDGKQSIKQLSQKINLSITPTHERIKKIEASGIIEKYVAIVNPELLGKNLIVYCQVTLVQHEDNAFKKFEDYVNSISKILEVSYIAGSFDILLKIILKDMNEYQNFVLKEMSQLEIISNIQSSFVIKQIKNDTLISVI
- the rpmI gene encoding 50S ribosomal protein L35 → MPKIKTKSSAKKRFKLTGSGKIKRKHAFKSHILTKKSKKRKLALTHAALVHKSDEANIKQQLVLK
- a CDS encoding histidine decarboxylase; translation: MKGLENIYKRIKDSSDKFLGYPLAKDFTFSEFAPFLDLCINNVGDPEAKSTLTIDTKEVEKKCISFFADILSTTVNDVWGYVTNGGTEGNLYGLYLARECYPDAVVYYSESTHYSVKKNLHLLNMRNIVVRSQENGEIDYEDLEQILTIHRDKPAVFFLNVGTTMTEAVDDLEKIKTIIKKYAIKDYYIHCDAAFLGTIAPFVEPKPKFDFSEGVDSISISGHKFIGGPIPCGIVMCKRAHRNRVANSISYVGTLDTTITGSRNGLTPLFLWSFIEKHGKDGLKRRVCESQELAAYTERKLNEIGVNAWRNKEALTVVFDKPSKKVCEKYQLASEEAIAHIICVPGIKKERIDSLLFDLENEKKEKENLVLLEV